One stretch of Punica granatum isolate Tunisia-2019 chromosome 5, ASM765513v2, whole genome shotgun sequence DNA includes these proteins:
- the LOC116208711 gene encoding fumarylacetoacetase: protein MALKSFIEVHPDSHFPIQNLPFGVFRPDTASLARPGVAIGDYVLDLSAVASASIFDGPILKDSDCFHQPNLNKFLALGRPAWKEARATLQRILSSTEPVLRDNAAFREKSLFLMSKVEMLLPIAIGDYTDFFSSMHHAKNCGTIFRGPQNPMPQNWFHLPIAYHGRASSVVITGTDISRPRGQGYPSGNSPPYFGPTQKLDFELEMAAVVGPGNELGKPIDVNDAAEHIFGLVLMNDWSARDIQAWEYVPLGPFLGKSFGTTISPWIVTLDALESFACAAPEQDPKPLPYLAEKVSKNYDISLEVQIKPDGQKDSCVVTRSNFKNLYWTLTQQLAHHTINGCNLRPGDLLGTGTISGPEPESMGCLLELTWNGQKPLSLNGITRKFLEDGDEVTFTGVCKGDGYNVGFGTCSGKVVPSP from the exons ATGGCGCTCAAGTCCTTCATCGAAGTCCACCCCGACTCCCACTTCCCCATCCAGAACCTCCCCTTCGGCGTGTTCCGGCCGGACACCGCCTCGCTGGCTCGCCCCGGCGTGGCGATCGGAGACTACGTCCTGGACCTCTCCGCCGTGGCCTCCGCCAGCATCTTCGACGGCCCGATCCTCAAGGACTCCGATTGCTTCCACCAG CCAAACCTTAACAAGTTCTTGGCTCTGGGGCGGCCTGCCTGGAAAGAGGCTCGAGCAACTCTGCAAAGAATACTGTCAT CAACTGAACCGGTTCTGCGTGATAATGCAGCTTTCCGAGAGAAGTCACTTTTTCTGATG agCAAGGTGGAGATGCTTCTCCCAATTGCAATTGGGGATTACACAGATTTCTTTTCATCGATGCATCATGCTAAGAACTGTGGAACTATATTTCGAGGGCCTCAAAACCCAATGCCACAGAACTG GTTCCATCTTCCAATTGCATATCATGGACGAGCATCATCTGTTGTTATCACTGGAACAGACATTAGTCGACCAAG GGGTCAAGGTTATCCTAGTGGCAACTCTCCACCTTATTTCGGCCCGACACAGAAGCTGGACTTTGAGCTAGAAATG GCGGCAGTTGTTGGACCTGGAAATGAATTAGGGAAGCCCATCGATGTCAATGATGCTGCAGAGCACATCTTTGGACTCGTGTTAATGAATGACTGGAGTG CTAGAGATATTCAGGCATGGGAATATGTGCCTCTTGGGCCTTTTCTTGGAAAAAGTTTTG GTACCACAATATCACCTTGGATTGTTACTCTAGATGCTCTGGAATCTTTTGCTTGTGCTGCTCCTGAGCAG GATCCTAAACCATTGCCCTATCTGGCAGAAAAAGTATCGAAGAACTATGATATATCTCTGGAG GTTCAAATTAAGCCTGATGGTCAAAAAGATTCCTGCGTTGTCACAAGGAGTAATTTCAAGAACTT GTACTGGACATTGACTCAGCAACTGGCACATCATACAATCAATGGCTGCAACTTGAGGCCGGGGGATCTCCTTGGAACTGGGACAATAAGTGGACCT GAGCCGGAATCTATGGGATGCTTGCTGGAGTTAACATGGAACGGGCAGAAGCCACTGTCGTTAAATGGCATAACCCGAAAATTTCTCGAAGATGGAGATGAAGTGACGTTTACTGGTGTTTGCAAG gGAGATGGGTACAACGTTGGGTTTGGGACATGCTCTGGTAAAGTTGTTCCCTCACCATGA